Proteins found in one Ptychodera flava strain L36383 chromosome 16, AS_Pfla_20210202, whole genome shotgun sequence genomic segment:
- the LOC139152475 gene encoding ras-related protein Rab-14 — translation MAAGPYNYSYIFKYIIIGDMGVGKSCLLHQFTEKKFMADCPHTIGVEFGTRIIEVSGQKIKLQIWDTAGQERFRAVTRSYYRGAAGALMVYDITRRSTYNHLSSWLTDARNLTNPNTVIFLIGNKSDLEAQRDVTYEEAKQFADENGLMFLEASAKTGDNVEDAFLETARKIYQNIQDGSLDLNAAESGVQHKPSAPRGNTLNTDQQQNKEGCGC, via the exons ATGGCTGCCGGACCATataattattcatatatttttaaatatattataaTTGGAGATATGGGAGTTGGAAAGTCATGCCTGTTACACCAATttacagaaaagaaat TTATGGCAGACTGCCCCCATACTATTGGAGTAGAATTTGGCACACGAATCATAGAAGTCTCAGGACAGAAAATCAAACTCCAAATCTGGGACACTGCAGGACAGGAAAGGTTTAG GGCGGTGACGCGTAGTTATTACAGGGGAGCCGCAGGAGCGTTAATGGTTTACGACATCACTAGGAGAAGTACATATAATCATTTAAGTAGTTGGCTCACAGATGCAAGGAATTTAACCAATCCAAACACA GTTATATTTTTGATTGGCAATAAATCTGACCTGGAGGCCCAGAGGGATGTCACGTATGAAGAAGCGAAACAATTTGCAGATGAAAATGGTCTAATGTTTTTGGAAGCTAGTGCGAAAAC CGGTGACAATGTTGAAGATGCGTTTTTGGAAACAGCGAGAAAAATTTACCAAAATATTCAAGACGGAAG cTTGGATCTCAATGCAGCAGAATCTGGAGTCCAACACAAGCCATCAGCACCTAGAGGCAATACACTTAACACAGATCAACAACAGAATAAAGAAGGCTGTGGCTGTTAA